The following coding sequences lie in one Mercenaria mercenaria strain notata chromosome 5, MADL_Memer_1, whole genome shotgun sequence genomic window:
- the LOC123557361 gene encoding mitotic spindle assembly checkpoint protein MAD1-like produces the protein MSSRSCETAGGGNEHRRDEQTEERSQLPTAQKLLGYVTSQTNPLAKYVEEITSQVHAVVQETEKVTVRCHKEVEASTRKLSELETKILDSEKKCERYRKERDELRQRASGDREVQQLKRELAEQRHKYDRDHKEWEKKLKDLEETNDAIIKAQKLQIDQAQRDLRHREADVVRLKEKIEDSKFGFSDISVLRKKLEDSQKQLNDTNDKLHWAKTKLKETEKELDDTKTR, from the exons ATGTCAAGCAG ATCATGCGAAACCGCGGGTGGCGGAAATGAACACAGACGTGACGAACAGACTGAAGAAAGATCACAACTACCAACTGCACAAAAGCTTTTGGGATATGTAACAAGCCAAACAAATCCTTTGGCCAAATATGTCGAAGAAATTACAAGCCAGGTTCATGCAGTCGTTCAAGAAACTGAAAAG GTTACAGTGCGGTGTCATAAGGAAGTGGAAGCGTCCACACGAAAACTGTCCGAACTTGAAACGAAAATCTtggattctgaaaaaaaatgtgaacgaTATCGGAAAGAAAGAGATGAGTTGAGACAAAGGGCATCGGGAGATCGAGAAGTGCAACAATTAAAGCGGGAGCTAGCAGAGCAGAGGCATAAATATGATCGGGACCACAAAGAGTGGGAAAAGAAGCTTAAGGACTTAGAAGAAACTAATGACGCTATTATAAAGGCTCAAAAGTTGCAAATTGATCAGGCTCAAAGAGATTTAAGACATAGAGAGGCAGATGTTGTAAGACTCAAGGAGAAGATAGAAGACAGTAAATTTGGTTTCAGCGACATAAGTGTACTTCGAAAGAAATTAGAAGACAGTCAAAAGCAACTGAATGATACAAACGATAAGCTCCACTGGGCTAA